The following coding sequences are from one Treponema parvum window:
- a CDS encoding chromate transporter, producing the protein MNYFKTLLELFWLFCKIGSVTFGGGIAMLPILERELVDKRHWIDSDELLDYYAIGQSTPGIIAVNVATFVGYKRAKFAGGVIATLGIITPCIVVITLLAAFIGSIDKIQWVKKALSGINVAVAANLTYGTFNIAKKSVKDAAGIFLFLICFLAIFVLNISTIWVIFSAAGLGLAQHFFINFRSIMRHRKE; encoded by the coding sequence ATGAATTATTTTAAAACACTTTTGGAACTGTTTTGGCTTTTTTGCAAAATAGGAAGCGTTACGTTCGGCGGGGGAATCGCCATGCTTCCCATACTCGAGCGGGAACTGGTGGATAAAAGACACTGGATCGACAGTGACGAATTGCTTGACTATTACGCAATAGGGCAATCGACGCCAGGGATAATCGCCGTAAACGTTGCGACCTTTGTGGGCTATAAGCGGGCGAAATTTGCAGGCGGCGTTATCGCAACGCTCGGAATAATAACTCCTTGTATTGTGGTAATAACCCTGTTGGCGGCTTTTATAGGTTCCATAGATAAAATTCAATGGGTAAAAAAGGCTCTTTCCGGCATAAATGTGGCCGTCGCGGCAAATCTTACGTACGGGACGTTCAATATCGCAAAAAAATCCGTAAAGGACGCGGCGGGGATTTTTTTGTTTTTGATATGTTTTTTGGCAATATTTGTTTTAAATATTTCAACGATCTGGGTAATTTTTTCGGCGGCGGGATTGGGACTCGCTCAGCATTTTTTTATAAATTTCCGCTCGATTATGCGGCACCGCAAGGAATAA
- a CDS encoding chromate transporter gives MIPSQFELFFIFFYIGLFTIGGGLVAITLMQQTIVAKGYISPEKFYNMVAISESTPGPIGMNMATYIGYEFYGIPGSIITTIGQAMPSVICILLIAYFLSGKFHEKPVIKNVFKTLRPATCGMIFVAAVNVFVLALMKLPADLSALTFPATWVTLFRWDALIFYVFALILLFKTKLHPVTIVLAGAVFGVLFL, from the coding sequence ATGATACCTTCTCAATTTGAACTGTTTTTTATATTTTTTTATATAGGTCTTTTTACTATCGGCGGAGGGCTTGTGGCCATAACGCTTATGCAGCAGACCATTGTCGCTAAAGGATATATTTCACCTGAAAAATTTTATAATATGGTCGCTATTTCGGAGTCTACGCCCGGCCCTATAGGCATGAACATGGCAACCTACATAGGCTATGAGTTTTACGGAATTCCGGGTTCCATAATCACTACCATAGGGCAGGCGATGCCGTCCGTCATATGCATTCTGTTGATAGCATATTTCCTTTCAGGAAAATTTCACGAAAAACCCGTAATAAAAAACGTATTTAAGACGCTCCGTCCGGCAACCTGCGGAATGATCTTTGTGGCGGCTGTAAACGTTTTTGTTTTAGCCTTGATGAAACTTCCCGCAGATTTGTCGGCGCTTACTTTTCCTGCGACTTGGGTAACGCTTTTTCGCTGGGACGCGTTGATCTTTTACGTTTTTGCGCTCATCCTTCTGTTCAAGACAAAGCTTCACCCCGTAACCATTGTGCTTGCGGGCGCCGTTTTCGGTGTACTTTTTTTGTAA